The Acomys russatus chromosome 1, mAcoRus1.1, whole genome shotgun sequence genome has a window encoding:
- the Ppp1cb gene encoding serine/threonine-protein phosphatase PP1-beta catalytic subunit — translation MADGELNVDSLITRLLEVRGCRPGKIVQMTEAEVRGLCIKSREIFLSQPILLELEAPLKICGDIHGQYTDLLRLFEYGGFPPEANYLFLGDYVDRGKQSLETICLLLAYKIKYPENFFLLRGNHECASINRIYGFYDECKRRFNIKLWKTFTDCFNCLPIAAIVDEKIFCCHGGLSPDLQSMEQIRRIMRPTDVPDTGLLCDLLWSDPDKDVQGWGENDRGVSFTFGADVVSKFLNRHDLDLICRAHQVVEDGYEFFAKRQLVTLFSAPNYCGEFDNAGGMMSVDETLMCSFQILKPSEKKAKYQYGGLNSGRPVTPPRTANPPKKR, via the exons TACGAGGATGTCGTCCAGGAAAGATTGTGCAGATGACTGAGGCAGAAGTCCGAGGGTTGTGTATCAAGTCTCGTGAAATCTTTCTCAGCCAGCCTATTCTTTTGGAATTGGAAGCACCATTGAAGATTTGCG GAGATATTCATGGACAGTATACAGATTTACTGAGATTATTTGAATATGGCGGTTTTCCACCAGAAGCCAACTATCTTTTCTTAGGAGATTATGTGGATAGAGGAAAGCAGTCTTTGGAAACCATCTGTTTGCTATTGGCTTACAAAATCAAATACCCGGAGAACTTCTTTCTTCTAAGAGGAAACCATGAGTGCGCTAGCATCAATCGCATTTATGGATTCTACGATGAGT gcAAACGAAGATTTAATATTAAATTGTGGAAGACATTCACTGATTGTTTTAACTGTCTGCCTATAGCTGCCATTGTGGATGAGAAAATCTTCTGTTGTCATGGAG GACTGTCACCAGACCTACAATCTATGGAACAGATTCGGAGAATTATGAGACCCACTGATGTCCCTGATACAG gTCTGCTTTGTGATTTACTGTGGTCTGACCCAGACAAGGATGTACAAGGCTGGGGAGAAAATGACCGTggtgtttcttttacttttggaGCTGATGTAGTCAGTAAATTTCTGAATCGTCATGACTTAGACTTGATTTGTCGAGCTCATCAG GTGGTAGAAGATGGGTATGAATTTTTTGCTAAGCGACAATTGGTAACCTTATTTTCTGCCCCAAATTACTGTGGCGAGTTTGACAATGCTGGTGGTATGATGAGTGTGGATGAAACTTTGATGTGTTCATTTCAG ATATTGAAACCATCTGAAAAGAAAGCTAAGTACCAGTATGGTGGACTGAATTCTGGACGTCCTGTTACTCCACCTCGGACAGCTAATCCACCGAAGAAAAGGTGA